The stretch of DNA CAGGCTCCCCGAGCTCACGGCTAGTCATGTTATTGTATCGAAAATAAAAACCGGTAGTATCAATAAAGATACTCTCAAAAGGTTGTGTTCTCATTCCTATTTCGTAGGCGGTAAGTCGTTCCGATTCGGAATCTCGGCTACCTGTTACTTGAAGAACTGCTGGGAGACCACTTGCCTCCTCCTCAAAGACCATAAAGGGTATTCGCACATCGTCATTAACGCGAGAAGCGGTTCCCACAGTGTAGGAAGCAGCGGTCCATAATGATGTTTTTTCGCTAGCGTGCCATAGCAATCGCGCAGTCGGGAGAGCGCTAAAGCCCACTTGTTCATTATGCTCAAAGCGAGAACCAATGGTAAAAAGTAAATCTTCACGTACCGCTATTTCATCATGAAAGAACGCCCTGTAAAATGTCAATGTCCTACTTTCGGGCTCGAAATCGAGAAAAAATGAGCCATCTGTATTGTCAGCATAAAAGTCAAAACTGCTCCCGAGAGAGAAATCGTGACTCTCAAAGGGCTTAAAACGATAGCGCACATCAACGTCGGTATTGTACAATAAATAGTCCAAACTAAAATCTTGGCGATCTTCTATCAGGTGATTCCATTCTACGGCAAAATCCGAGTTCTGATTTAATCTATGTGACCAAAGACCTGACAAAAATGAGCCAAAATGCTGTCTACTGGCCTTTCGTTCTTCGGCGAAGGGAGCGGTCAATAATGGAAACTCTCCCTCAAAATCTTCTTCCCTATAATAGGAATAATTAGTCACAAGCAAGGAATCGTCAGCATCCAATTCAAAATCTCCTCGCATGCCAAGGGAGACAATGTTCCATTTATCGTTCAACGGCCCGCCATTTGTGCTACGACTGTTGTCGTGTAGGTCGTACTTCAGGTGCATATTTATCCCTGACCGATCGCCCGTACGAAAACCATCTGCAACATAGGCAGATAACTGATGTTCATTTCCACCTCCTACTACAGTAGTAGGCTTGCGAGGCGAGTCTGCCGATTTGGTAATTATATTTATTACGCCATTAACAGCCCGAGAACCCCAAACAGCAGCTCCAGGTCCACGCACTACCTCTATTCGCTCTATCGTATCTAGGGGAAAGTTGAGGGCTTCCCAGAAAACCCCGTTAAAAAGGGGGGTCACAATCGGCACATTATCGAGTAGCACCAATAGTTTGTTGCCGAAAACCTCGTTCATACCTCGGACGGAAATTGCCCAATTGTGAGCACTTATTCTTGCTACCTGCACGCCTGGAACTAGTCTAAGTAAATCGGGCAACGAAGTTGCTCCAGATCGCCTAATGTCTTCCTGGTTAAGGACATATACGGCCGATGCAGCATCGCGTAACTGTTGCTTCTTCTTCGCAGCAGAAAACACCTCCTCGTACATGTTAAAAAACTCCTTAACATCCATGCTTAAGAGATCGTCTGCGCTGTTGGTCTGGGATAGGGCTGGGTTATAATCACTACATAGGTGAACCACAATTAG from Deltaproteobacteria bacterium encodes:
- a CDS encoding TonB-dependent receptor — translated: MNRLGKYLFSTLIVVHLCSDYNPALSQTNSADDLLSMDVKEFFNMYEEVFSAAKKKQQLRDAASAVYVLNQEDIRRSGATSLPDLLRLVPGVQVARISAHNWAISVRGMNEVFGNKLLVLLDNVPIVTPLFNGVFWEALNFPLDTIERIEVVRGPGAAVWGSRAVNGVINIITKSADSPRKPTTVVGGGNEHQLSAYVADGFRTGDRSGINMHLKYDLHDNSRSTNGGPLNDKWNIVSLGMRGDFELDADDSLLVTNYSYYREEDFEGEFPLLTAPFAEERKASRQHFGSFLSGLWSHRLNQNSDFAVEWNHLIEDRQDFSLDYLLYNTDVDVRYRFKPFESHDFSLGSSFDFYADNTDGSFFLDFEPESRTLTFYRAFFHDEIAVREDLLFTIGSRFEHNEQVGFSALPTARLLWHASEKTSLWTAASYTVGTASRVNDDVRIPFMVFEEEASGLPAVLQVTGSRDSESERLTAYEIGMRTQPFESIFIDTTGFYFRYNNMTSRELGEPVGVFDDPFFPPHIVVPVTYDNNFKVDSFGAELATDWQINDLVRFGAEYALFYVFAHSDSSSDIAAEAFFEDHPRHAVSAHIHFDPITDIELDGIFRFVDALSETNIDGYAELDLRGSWKPTDEWEVSLIGRNLIEASHPEFREETFKPPLSEVERSVFLQIARTFY